The Paraburkholderia acidisoli genome contains a region encoding:
- the htpX gene encoding zinc metalloprotease HtpX: MFNWVKTAMLMAAITALFIVIGGVIGGHRGMMLALLFALAMNFFSYWFSDKMVLRMYNAQEVDETTAPQFYRMVRELATRAQIPMPRVYLINEDAPNAFATGRNPEHAAVAATTGILRVLSEREMRGVMAHELAHVKHRDILISTISATMAGAISAIANFAMFFGGRDENGRPANPIASIAVAILAPIAGALIQMAISRAREFEADRGGAEISGDPQALASALDKIHRYAQGIPFATAEQHPATAQMMIMNPLAGGGIANLFSTHPATEERIRRLMEMASTGRY; the protein is encoded by the coding sequence ATGTTCAACTGGGTCAAAACCGCGATGTTGATGGCCGCGATTACGGCCCTGTTCATCGTGATCGGCGGCGTGATCGGCGGGCATCGTGGCATGATGCTCGCGCTGCTGTTCGCGCTCGCGATGAACTTCTTCTCGTACTGGTTCTCGGACAAGATGGTTCTGCGCATGTACAACGCGCAGGAAGTCGACGAAACCACGGCGCCGCAGTTCTACCGCATGGTCCGCGAGCTGGCCACGCGTGCGCAGATTCCCATGCCGCGCGTCTATCTCATCAACGAAGACGCGCCCAACGCGTTCGCCACGGGCCGCAATCCCGAGCACGCGGCGGTCGCGGCCACCACGGGCATCCTGCGCGTGCTGTCCGAGCGCGAAATGCGCGGCGTGATGGCGCACGAGCTGGCGCACGTGAAGCACCGCGACATCCTCATTTCGACGATCTCGGCCACCATGGCCGGCGCGATTTCGGCCATCGCCAATTTCGCGATGTTCTTCGGCGGCCGCGACGAGAACGGCCGTCCGGCGAACCCCATCGCGAGCATTGCCGTGGCGATCCTCGCGCCCATCGCGGGCGCGCTCATCCAGATGGCGATCTCGCGGGCGCGCGAGTTCGAGGCCGACCGCGGCGGCGCGGAGATTTCCGGCGATCCGCAGGCGCTCGCTTCGGCGCTCGACAAGATCCATCGCTACGCGCAGGGCATTCCGTTCGCCACGGCCGAGCAGCATCCGGCCACGGCGCAGATGATGATCATGAATCCGCTCGCGGGCGGCGGCATCGCGAATCTGTTCAGCACGCATCCGGCCACCGAAGAGCGCATCCGCCGTCTCATGGAAATGGCGTCGACCGGCCGGTATTGA
- the fmt gene encoding methionyl-tRNA formyltransferase gives MSHSLRVIFAGTPEFAAAALAAIHEAGFTVPLVLTQPDRPAGRGMKLQASPVKRYAQEHGIAVAQPPSLRRNGKYPEEAAAALDLLRATPHDVMVVAAYGLLLPQEVLDIPPRGCINIHGSILPRWRGAAPIHRAIEAGDTETGITLMQMDAGLDTGPMISEVRTPITANDTTATLHDRLAQLGAKLVVEGLVALERDGALPSTPQPAVGATYAEKIGKHEAALDWRRPAVELARQIRAFDPFPGGAATLDGAQLKLWAAEPVDGKTGATPGEMIEVSAAGVVVACGEGALRLTQLQKPGGKRLPAREFLAGMPLAVGQRFELPQLPDSADTPAA, from the coding sequence CGATTCACGAGGCCGGCTTTACCGTGCCGCTCGTGCTCACGCAGCCCGACCGGCCCGCGGGCCGCGGCATGAAGCTGCAAGCGAGCCCGGTCAAGCGCTATGCGCAGGAGCACGGCATCGCGGTCGCGCAACCGCCCTCGTTGCGCCGTAACGGCAAATATCCCGAGGAAGCCGCCGCGGCGCTCGACCTGTTGCGCGCGACGCCGCACGACGTGATGGTCGTGGCCGCCTACGGCCTGCTGCTGCCGCAGGAAGTGCTCGACATTCCGCCGCGCGGCTGCATCAACATTCACGGTTCGATCCTGCCGCGCTGGCGCGGCGCGGCGCCGATCCATCGCGCGATCGAAGCCGGCGATACCGAAACCGGCATCACGCTGATGCAGATGGACGCCGGACTCGACACCGGCCCGATGATCTCCGAAGTGCGCACGCCCATTACCGCCAACGACACCACGGCCACGTTGCACGACCGCCTCGCGCAACTGGGCGCGAAGCTGGTCGTGGAAGGTCTCGTGGCGCTCGAACGCGACGGCGCGCTGCCCAGCACGCCGCAACCGGCCGTTGGCGCGACCTATGCCGAAAAAATCGGCAAGCACGAAGCCGCGCTCGACTGGCGCCGCCCGGCCGTCGAACTCGCGCGCCAGATTCGCGCGTTCGATCCGTTCCCCGGCGGCGCGGCCACGCTCGACGGCGCGCAGCTCAAGCTCTGGGCCGCCGAGCCGGTGGACGGCAAGACCGGCGCGACGCCCGGCGAGATGATTGAAGTTTCGGCGGCGGGTGTGGTGGTTGCGTGCGGCGAGGGCGCGCTGCGCCTCACGCAGCTTCAGAAGCCCGGCGGCAAGCGCCTGCCCGCGCGCGAATTTCTCGCCGGCATGCCGCTCGCGGTGGGCCAGCGCTTCGAGCTGCCCCAATTGCCGGATTCCGCCGATACCCCCGCAGCGTAA
- a CDS encoding LysE family translocator: MLGITHFGFFLVAVFLLNLTPGPDTAYIVGRSVAQGRGAGLVSALGISAGCCVHALACAFGLTALLAASATAFTVIKFVGAIYLMYLGVRLILAKQDAKPAEGADRAAASSAARPLRQLFLSGFWTNVLNPKVVLFFVSFFPQFVGAESEHKALAFLLLGAVFVLMSTVWNTFVAWIAGSVTQRFSGKPGMKKWIDRTVGAAFFGLGVKLATTTR; encoded by the coding sequence ATGCTTGGTATCACCCATTTCGGTTTCTTCCTCGTCGCCGTCTTTCTGCTCAACCTGACGCCGGGCCCCGACACGGCCTATATCGTCGGCCGCAGCGTCGCGCAGGGCCGTGGCGCGGGCCTCGTGTCCGCGCTCGGCATCTCGGCGGGCTGCTGCGTGCACGCGCTCGCCTGCGCGTTCGGCCTCACGGCGCTGCTGGCGGCTTCGGCCACGGCGTTCACGGTCATCAAGTTCGTCGGCGCAATCTATCTGATGTATCTCGGCGTGCGCCTGATCCTCGCGAAGCAGGACGCGAAGCCTGCCGAAGGCGCGGACCGTGCCGCCGCATCCAGCGCGGCGCGCCCGCTGCGTCAGCTGTTCCTTTCGGGCTTCTGGACCAACGTGCTGAACCCCAAGGTCGTGCTGTTCTTCGTGTCGTTCTTCCCGCAGTTCGTGGGCGCGGAGAGCGAGCACAAGGCGCTCGCGTTCCTGCTGCTGGGCGCCGTGTTCGTGCTGATGAGCACCGTCTGGAACACCTTCGTCGCGTGGATCGCGGGCAGCGTCACGCAGCGCTTCTCGGGCAAGCCGGGCATGAAGAAGTGGATCGACCGCACGGTCGGCGCGGCGTTCTTCGGTCTCGGCGTGAAGCTCGCCACCACCACGCGTTAA